A stretch of Lactuca sativa cultivar Salinas chromosome 6, Lsat_Salinas_v11, whole genome shotgun sequence DNA encodes these proteins:
- the LOC111912050 gene encoding uncharacterized protein LOC111912050, protein MSSNHPSIRVRGQLSIPSTFIHRTSTEDDQSGDSRGKMKDGQQSKKRPKISLSAFLDRKLQKTSDSSKLVQGKERPFFTLGGANDSLHKANLDQKTEGPELNGILDVLENFKPIKDNKDTVYLNPEESQTQYSTTTHVTEKSQIQDLTKSRNAFGGLLRKPPAPKVLVVLGGDPKPKQTKHRKSFIRNKKPLPHYNHYAGGSGWWDSDMEGIDNEAVGFNEVWEGVGSTTLGGLDWH, encoded by the exons ATGAGTTCAAATCATCCATCGATTAGGGTTCGTGGACAACTATCAATTCCGTCTACGTTCATCCATCGAACATCCACTGaagatgatca GTCGGGTGATTCTAGAGGAAAAATGAAGGATGGACAACAAAGCAAGAAGCGTCCGAAGATTTCATTATCGGCATTTCTTGACCGAAAACTGCAGAAAACATCTGACTCGTCGAAATTAGTCCAG GGTAAAGAGAGACCATTTTTCACACTAGGAGGTGCTAATGACTCTCTTCATAAAGCAAATCTTGACCAAAAAACAGAGGGACCAGAGTTGAATGGTATCCTTGATGTTCTTGAAAATTTCAAGCCCATTAAGGACAACAAAGATACTGTTTATTTAAATCCAGAAGAATCCCAAACTCAATATAGTACAACCACTCATGTCACAGAAAAATCCCAGATTCAAGATTTGACAAAAAGCAGAAACGCATTTGGAG GTTTGCTTAGAAAACCACCTGCTCCAAAGGTTTTAGTTGTTCTGGGAGGCGACCCAAAGCCCAAGCAAACAAAACATCGGAAATCCTTCATCAGAAACAAGAAACCGTTGCCTCATTATAATCACT ATGCAGGTGGGAGTGGGTGGTGGGACAGTGATATGGAAGGAATTGACAATGAAGCAGTGGGATTTAATGAAGTGTGGGAGGGTGTGGGGTCTACCACTTTGGGTGGACTTGACTGgcattaa